From Orcinus orca chromosome 3, mOrcOrc1.1, whole genome shotgun sequence, a single genomic window includes:
- the CD320 gene encoding LOW QUALITY PROTEIN: CD320 antigen (The sequence of the model RefSeq protein was modified relative to this genomic sequence to represent the inferred CDS: inserted 1 base in 1 codon): protein MSLHSAATYCQLDANLTKKPSLTGPSAASCPPTNFQCRSDGLCVPLTWRCDVDKDCLDGSDEEECSTEPCAQDGQCKPPTGSPCSCDSIDDCPDGINKNVLNCGHQPCPEGELRCPLGGSCIPRTWLCDGHPDCSDSSDELGCGTKTLQEGSATSVGTPVTLESVTYLRNATVXLCRGPGLSSVWKPKCLWDHCSCCGAKCRSGRRHPLHVVTALCPGTPVPAGAAGVCEGVSAVGEDGLSSLRMISCCHVTWSRVWQVWGPARGCWHTSPQTWVLLATWRQVPELLQM from the exons GCCCCAGCGCAGCCTCGTGCCCGCCCACCAACTTCCAGTGCAGGAGTGATGGCCTATGCGTGCCCCTCACCTGGCGCTGCGACGTTGACAAGGACTGCCTTGATGGCAGTGACGAGGAGGAGTGCA GTACTGAGCCGTGTGCCCAGGACGGGCAGTGCAAGCCACCCACTGGCAGCCCCTGCTCTTGTGACAGCATCGATGACTGCCCTGATGGCATCAACAAGAATGTTCTCAACTGCGGGCACCAGCCCTGCCCGGAGGGAGAGCTGCGCTGCCCGCTGGGCGGTTCCTGTATCCCACGCACGTGGCTCTGCGATGGCCACCCGGACTGTTCCGACTCCAGCGATGAGCTTGGCTGTG GAACCAAGACCCTCCAAGAAGGGAGTGCCACGTCCGTGGGGACCCCTGTGACCCTGGAGAGTGTCACTTATCTCAGGAATGCCACAG ACCTCTGTCGGGGACCGGGACTCAGTTCAGTCTGGAAACCGAAGTGCCTATGGGATCATTGCAGCTGCTG TGGTGCTAAGTGTAGGTCTGGCCGCCGCCATCCTCTTCATGTGGTCACGGCTCTGTGCCCAGGGACGCCTGTCCCCGCTGGGGCTGCTGGTGTCTGTGAAGGGGTCTCTGCAGTCGGAGAGGACGGCCTCAGTTCTCTGAGGATGATTTCTTGCTGCCACGTCACATGGTCCCGAGTATGGCAGGTATGGGGACCCGCGCGTGGCTGTTGGCACACCAGCCCCCAGACCTGGGTTCTTCTGGCCACGTGGCGCCAAGTACCTGAGCTCCTGCAGATGTGA
- the CERS4 gene encoding ceramide synthase 4: MWSSLNEWLWQERFWLPPNNSWAVLEDRDGLVYAHPRDMLMALPLALALVAVRFTFERFIGLPLSRWLGVRNQTRRPVKPNATLEKHFLMEGQRPTEPQMSLLATQCGLTLRQTQHWFRRRRNQDRPCLTKKFCEASWRLAFYLCSFLGGISVLYHESWLWTPVMCWDSYPQQPLKPALYHWYLLELSFYVSLLITLPFDTKRKDFKEQVAHHFVTITLIVFSYSTNLLRIGSLVLLLHDSSDYLLEACKLFNYTHWRRVCDALFIIFSLVFFYTRLVLFPTQILYTTYYESIANSGPFFGYYFFNVLLMTLQLLHVFWSCLILRMIYSFIKKGQMEKDVRSDVEESDSSDGEAAQEYPQLKNRAAHRPGAAPTDGPRSRAARRMANGHTPAT; the protein is encoded by the exons ATGTGGTCCAGCCTGAATGAGTGGCTATGGCAGGAGAGGTTCTGGCTACCACCCAACAACTCATGGGCTGTACTGGAGGACCGCGATGGCCTGGTCTACGCCCACCCCCGGGACATGCTGATGGCCCTGCCCCTGGCTCTGGCCCTGGTGGCCGTGCGCTTCACCTTCGAGAG ATTCATAGGCCTGCCCCTGAGCCGGTGGCTGGGTGTGCGGAACCAGACCAGGAGGCCGGTGAAGCCCAATGCCACGCTGGAGAAACACTTCCTTATGGAAGGGCAGAGACCCACAGAG ccccagatgAGCCTCCTGGCGACCCAGTGTGGGCTCACCCTGCGACAGACCCAACACTGGTTCCGGAGACGCCGGAACCAGGACCGGCCCTGCCTGACCAAGAAGTTCTGTGAGGCCAG CTGGAGGCTCGCCTTCTATCTGTGCTCCTTCCTCGGTGGAATCTCGGTTCTTTACCAC GAATCGTGGCTGTGGACGCCGGTAATGTGCTGGGACAGTTACCCACAGCAG CCCCTGAAGCCGGCCCTGTACCACTGGTATCTCCTGGAGCTGAGTTTCTACGTCTCTCTGCTGATCACGCTGCCCTTCGACACCAAGCGCAAG GATTTCAAGGAGCAGGTGGCACATCACTTTGTGACCATCACCCTGATCGTCTTCTCCTACAGCACGAATCTGCTGCGCATCGGCTCTCTGGTGCTGCTATTGCACGACTCCTCCGACTACCTGCTGGAG GCCTGTAAGTTGTTCAACTACACGCACTGGCGGCGCGTGTGCGACGCTCTCTTCATCATCTTCTCGTTGGTCTTCTTCTACACTCGCCTCGTGCTCTTCCCCACCCA GATCCTCTATACCACATACTACGAGTCCATTGCCAACTCGGGCCCCTTCTTCGGCTACTACTTTTTCAACGTGCTTCTGATGACGCTACAGCTGCTGCACGTGTTCTGGTCTTGCCTTATCCTTCGCATGATCTACAGCTTCATAAAGAAAGGCCAG ATGGAGAAGGATGTTCGCAGCGACGTGGAAGAGTCAGACTCCAGCGATGGGGAGGCAGCCCAGGAGTACCCGCAGCTGAAGAACAGGGCGGCTCACCGGCCCGGAGCAGCCCCCACCGATGGCCCTCGGAGCCGGGCAGCCAGGCGGATGGCCAATGGGCACACACCAGCCACGTAG